The Xylanivirga thermophila genome contains the following window.
TCTACCATATTCGAAAGTCCCGATTTATATATTTCATTTCTTATTGCAGTAGCACTTGAAATACCTTTTTGTAGTGATGTAGAATGATACTGAGCTTTTATTCTTTTAAAAGTCACAGGCTTTATCTGACTGTCAGTTTTTTTTAGCGCCTTTAAATATTCAATTGCCAGGATGGAATTTGGACTGTTCAGTATCTTTTTTATACTTGTATCTGATATATCCATGTCATTTATTTTCATATATTTTATAATTGCCTTGTACCTTGCTACAGGGAACGAAACGCCATTTATCAACTCATCTTTTAAAAATTCTTTGAATTCTAGGGGTTCTTCCGCTAGTATATTAGCTATTTTTTGTAGTATATCCATATCTTCTGTTTCACTGCCAAAACTCATATGAGTGACAACCCCTGTTTTATTGAGTAGTTCTACTCCTCCAAAGGCGAATAATTCTGCGGTTTGGCATGCATATATAACAGGTAGCTCTAATACTATATCAACGCCGTTTTCCAGTGCCATGCTAGTGCGTGTCCATTTATCAAGCAAAGCTGGTTCACCCCTTTGGGTAAAATGTCCTGACATGATTGCAATGGTATAATCAGGTTTAATTATTTGAATTGATTTTCGCAAATGATACAGATGCCCATTATGAAAGGGATTATATTCTGCAACTATACCTAAAACTGTCATTATGGCCCTCCGTTTTCAAAAATATTAGTTTTTTTTATTGTATCATTAATAAAAAACTGGTCAAGTCAATGATGTATGTTTTTTAAATTCAAATATGATATACTAATACATATTGATATAATTTCATATTTGGGGTGGTATTATGATTATTTTTAAAGATAATGCTATAACTGTTTTCCAAAGTGTTTTATACAAAACCAATTCAACAATTATAAAGACAGATGATGTATTATTGGTTGTAGATCCAAGCTGGTTACCAAATGAAATAATAGGTATGAGACATTATGTGGAAGACAACCGTGGAAAAAGGGATGTATATCTTATATTTACCCATTCAGATTATGATCATATTATAGGTTACAAGGCTTTTAAAGATATCAAAACAATAGCAAGTGAAGAGTTCATTTCCAACCCAAACAAGGATATAATAATAGATCAGATAAAAAACTTTGATGATCATTATTATATAACGCGAGATTATGAAATAGCTTATCCTGAAATTAATTATAGTGTTCGTGAAGATGGTCAAAGACTAAACATTGGGGATACCTGTCTGACATTCTATAAGGCGCCTGGCCATACGAAAGACAGTATTTTTACAGTGATAGATAACTTAAATTTACTGATAGCAGGTGATTATTGTAGTGATATAGAATTTCCTTTTATATATTACAGCAGTACCGAATATGAAAAGACGCTATCAAAATTAAATCAAATTATAGGTATTCATGAAGTACAGACGTTGATTCCAGGGCATGGTTCGATTTTATGTGATGTGAACATGATGCAAGATATTCAGCTAAGATCATCAGAATATATAAAGCAACTAAAGTTCTCTATAGCTAATGGTTTGGATGATGATCTGGAGAATTTTGTAGATACTATTCCATTTCCACAATCCCATAAGAAATCCCATAAAGATAATATAAAGCAAATATTGACTGAGGTAATGGAAAAATCTTAATAATAGAATTGAATATAGGTATTAGAAATAGTATATACAGGATAAAATAATAATTAAAAACAACTTTATTCTATTTAAAAAG
Protein-coding sequences here:
- a CDS encoding nucleotidyltransferase yields the protein MTVLGIVAEYNPFHNGHLYHLRKSIQIIKPDYTIAIMSGHFTQRGEPALLDKWTRTSMALENGVDIVLELPVIYACQTAELFAFGGVELLNKTGVVTHMSFGSETEDMDILQKIANILAEEPLEFKEFLKDELINGVSFPVARYKAIIKYMKINDMDISDTSIKKILNSPNSILAIEYLKALKKTDSQIKPVTFKRIKAQYHSTSLQKGISSATAIRNEIYKSGLSNMVENTLPYSSLIILENAIISGKGPLKAEAFDSLILGLLRRTPADEMANWMDVEEGLQNRIKKCSILARDLKDFLQKSKTKRYTYTRLQRILTNGILNITSEKIEKFGKTGGPQYIRILGFNKKATPLIRQIQNCSSIPVINKAAHYSRFNNKALEDMFHFDVLATDIYALACPNPEYRIGGWDFKKNPVIL
- a CDS encoding MBL fold metallo-hydrolase; the encoded protein is MIIFKDNAITVFQSVLYKTNSTIIKTDDVLLVVDPSWLPNEIIGMRHYVEDNRGKRDVYLIFTHSDYDHIIGYKAFKDIKTIASEEFISNPNKDIIIDQIKNFDDHYYITRDYEIAYPEINYSVREDGQRLNIGDTCLTFYKAPGHTKDSIFTVIDNLNLLIAGDYCSDIEFPFIYYSSTEYEKTLSKLNQIIGIHEVQTLIPGHGSILCDVNMMQDIQLRSSEYIKQLKFSIANGLDDDLENFVDTIPFPQSHKKSHKDNIKQILTEVMEKS